Genomic DNA from Theropithecus gelada isolate Dixy chromosome 1, Tgel_1.0, whole genome shotgun sequence:
AAGTGATCTTCTTATCTCTTCTATTTCTGCTACTGACATCACTCTAGCCCTCCTGGTAGGAAACCCTagtttcatcttttgttttgtttttaaagatggggtctccctatgctgcTCAGACTGGTGAAATGTGGTTATTCACAGGCATGATTATAGCACACTATAGcttcaaactcccagactcaagtgatcctcctgtctcagcttcctgagtagctgggactacaggcacttgccaccatacccaggtTCATTTTTTAACATACCATAATCCCATCAACTGCCAAATGTATTGCACTTACTTCAGCAATTTCTCTTAGGCTCACTGACATCACCTTAGTTCAGATGTTCATTACTTTCTTGTCTGAACATTGCAATAGTCTTCTAAATGATCCTATTTTTAGACTCCCCATATCTACTGTACACACTAATTTAATCTTCCTAACACTTAGATGACatagaaaaatgttcaacatataCTATTAGGCTTAAAAAACAGATTACAAACCAGTACATACTGTAGTATAAtcctaattttataaaatatgtaaaaaaaaaaaaaaaaaaagccctcctTCCatccacacatatatacataaaaagataaaagagggggaaaaaatctcTCAAAGGATATACTCCAAAATGGCAAGAAAAGTTATCTCTGGATAGTTGGATTACGGGCAATTTATTTCCTGGTTTGaacttttttcctgtattttctacAGTTCCaacaataaatgtattattttatgtaacaGTTAAACAAttaataatataacatatatcCTTCTGTGGCTTCCTCACTGCTTATGTTAAAAGGTCACAAATTCTTTGCCCTGCACTCAAAGACCTCTATGGCCTTACTCAACTACTCTCCTCTTATATTCCCTACTTTCTATTCCCACTGCTATCTGTTCAAATCCATCCACTCCTTCAGGGTTCTGCTTAAATATCTCTAATACAATCATGGCATAAGTGGAAAAAATAGGTCTACCTGATTCTTAAGTCCCTCATTTAAAAATCCTGCTCTTCCAGTTACTGACCTCGGGCAAGTTAACTAAAACCTCTGAAATTAAAATGTCCTCACCTATAAATGGAGGACAATACAACCTACTTCAAATGGcagtaattaaataatataaggTAAGCCTGAGCGGTGGCtcagctcatgcctatagtcctagcactttgggaggccaaggcaggtggactgcttgagcccaggagttcaagaccagcctgggcaacatggcaaaactccatctctacaagaaatacaaaaataagctgggcagggtagcacatgcttgtagtcccagtaacttgggaggctgaggtacaagaatcacctgagccttgggaggttgaggctgcagtgagctgtgatcacaccactgtactccagcctgggcaacagaatgagactctgtctcaatcagcAACAGAAGGTAAAACAAGTTAAGTGTCTAACACAATGTGTTATTTTCTTCCATCTTGTTTGTAAGGGACATACGTGGCTCAAATTTGCAGCAGTGATAAATCTTGCAATGTTTTACCCAGTGTTCTCTCCAGAATAAACAAAGGCAAGAGAATGTTAATCAAGGAACAGCCTCAAAACTCAATTATTACACTTCCTCAGTTTCCTGAGGGAAGTCTAAGAGCTTCTCTTTAGCTCCCCAAACAGTGGTTCCACTCTTGTTCtacttattttttcactttctgtaCAAACTATGGAAAGTGATCATTTTCATACATAACCATGGCTTTATCATCCATAAACTCAATTCTCAAATCTGTATCTCCAACTCAGATTTCTTTCTGTATctcaagatttaaaaatcaaagtgtcTACTGAATGTTTAACCTGGTTGTCCCACAAGAAAACTAAACTCAAAAtcctaaaataaacttttatttccctCCAAATTGTCTGTCTTCCTACATTCCCTATGGCACCATTATCCACCAAAGACAGAAACCTGAGAGACATCTTATATTCCTCTTTTatccccttttctccatattcaaGTTCTGTAATCCATCTCAAACATTAAGTCCCACCTGCATCCCAAACATGCCAGGCAGTCTCATGCCTTAGTGTTTTGGAACACATTATTCCCTCTACCTAGAAAATCTTCCACTTCCTTCTTTGCTTGACTAACTTCTCTCATCCTTCAGAATTGAGCTGAAGGATTTTCTCCTCTAGAAAACAAAAGCCAACTAGCATTTACTAAACACATACTATATTCTAATCACTGTGCAAAACACTTTGCATTGTCTTGCCTAATACTCTAAATTCAGTGACAAGGTAGGTACTGTTATGTTTCTACAGATGGGGGAGGCCAAAATGTAACTCATGGGAGGTCATATATAAATAGTAAATAGTAGAAATGAAATTCAAACTTAGGTCTGACCCTAGTGCATTAAGAATGCTCTTAGCCACCCTACTATACCACAGCTTCCCTTTTCCAGCCCCTACCCCCACAATCCTACAACCTCGTGATTAGTTAGGGGTCTCTCCTTTAGCTGCCATAATGAACGGATTGTGCAGCACACTATAAATCTTTAATGTTTGGTTTGTCTTTTCTCAAATAAGTCTGTGAGTAAAGCAGTTTGAAGACAAAGtctatttcatttacaatagtcTCTCATTATCCAGAGTTATCCAATgtctgaaaataaatggaaaattccagaaataaacaattcatactttttgtttgtttgttttttgagacagagtctcactctgttgcccaggctggaatgcaatggcgcaatcttcgctcactgtaacctccgcctcccggattcaagcgattctccctgcctcagcctcttgggtagctaggattacaggtgcccgccaccacacctggctaatttttgtatttttagtagcgatggggtttcgccatgttggccaagctggtctcgaactcctgacctcagatgatccacccacctcggtatcccaaagtgctaggattacaggcgtgagccacggcacctggccaacaattcataagttttaagttGCACACTGTTGTCAATTGCGTGATGAAATCTCGAGCCATCCCACTCAGGATGTGAATCATCCTGTTGCCCAGCCTATCCATGCTGTATATGCTACCTGCCCTTTAATCATCAACATCTCCTGCTCAACATTATCATGGCTCAATGATCCAAGATCATCTACAGCAGATGATTCTCCTTCTGACTTATCAATAGTGGCCTAAGGCTATATCACCATGCTGTCATTCACCTTACCTCATCAGGAAGGCAGtttatcatctcacatcatcACAAGAAGGGTGActacagtataataaaatattttgaaaaagagagaccacattcatgtAACCTttattatattgttataattgttctattttattagttaCTGTACCTATTatataaattagactttatcataggtatgagAAAAAACAGAGTTCAATACTATTCCAGGTTTCAAGCATCTACTGGGGTCCTGGAATATGTCCCCctcagataagggggaactactaTATCTGTATCGCTGTACCCAGCAGACTGCTTGGCCCATGGTAGCCTTAAAAAGTATTACGGGGAGCCACacaaggtggctcatacctgcaatcccaacactttaggagaccaaggtaggtggatcacctgaggccaggagttcgagaccagcccgaccaacaaagtgagacccgccccccaccccatctctatcaaaaaaaaatttttttaattagccattcAAAATGGCTtattcctatagtcccagtttctcagaaggctgagtcaggaggatggcttgatcaCCCagggattttgaggctgcagcaggctatcatcacaccactgcactcagcctgagcaacgaagtgaaactctgtctctaaaaaaaaaaaaaaagtattggccgggagtggtggctcaagcctgtaatcccagcactttgggaggccgaggcgggtggatcacgaggtcaggagatcgagaccatcctggctaacatggtgaaaccccgtctctactaaaaatacaaaaaactagccgggtgtggtggcgggcgcctgtagtcccagctactcggaggctgaggcgggagaatggcatgaacccgggaggtggagcttgcagtgagccgagaccgtgccactgcactccagcctgggcgacacagcgagactccgtctcaagaaaaaaaaaaaaaaaaaagtattgtgactcatgcctgtaatcccaccactctgggaggccaaggcaggcggatcacttgaggtcaggagtttgagatcagtctgtccaacatggtgaaaccccgtctctactaaaaatacaatgattagccaggtgtggtggtgcacctgtaatcccagctactcgggaggctgaggcatgagaatcgcttgaacctgggaggcaaaggctgcagtgtgtcgagatcacgccactgcactccagcctgggcaacagagactccatctcaacaacaaaaaaaaagtattaaaaagtattaggttccttttcccttcccccacctcAAGTCAGAAACTATATTCCATAGCACTTTATGCTTCTCTTAGGACACTTATCTTCCGCCTCATATGAGCATTTTGCTTCCTTATTTATCCCACCAGACTATGCtcttcgagaccagcatgggcaacatggtgatatcctgcctctacaaaaattaactgggcgtggtggtgcaggcctgtaatcccagatactcgggacgctaaggcagaattgcttcaacccaggaggtggaggctgtggtgagccgacattccgcaactgtactccagcctggatgacagagcgagactctgtctcagaaaacaaaaaataaataaaaatctttatgcTGATACATCTGCCTGTATTAATTGTTCAACAAAAACTTAACCTATAATCAAGACAGCTgtaggccgggagcggtggcttacgtctgtaatcccagtattttgggaggccgaggtgggcggatcactaggtcaagagttcgagaccagcctggccaatatggtgaaaccccgtctctactaaaaatacaaaaattcgccgggtgtggtggcgcgcgcctgtagtcccagctactcgggaggctgaggcagaagaatagatTGAACCGGGAGGCGTAGTTTGCAGCaaggcgagatcgtgccactgcatgcactccagcctgggcgacagagcgagactccgtctcgaaaaataataataataaaaaaacagctgttacctgttttcatttctattgtgTAGATTTCCTCCCAATCCTATTTTTCCACTTAGCAAAACACGGTTCCCAAGGAACAAAGGGTTTTCTGATTAACTTATCAAACGCTTCTCGATGCTAGCCACTGGGGAAAATGCAAACTCGGATTAGAAAGGGATTTCTGGTCTCTAAAGAAATTCAATCTAGTAATGAACTCTCGAATCAAAATAGTATATAGAACACTAGGCTGTTCGAGTATGAGAGTCACGTGGCTCTGCAGCGTGACGGCGATTGTCAACGTGGGTTCAGGATCACGTAACAGACTACACAGCCAGCCTGTTAACTAATCCTCTGGGGTTAGTTTCGAGCTGTCTTGCCCAGCCATAACCTGTTTGGAGGggctgaagagagagagagaaagcagcaaaCCATCTTCCCTCAGACTTGTGCATCTTCCCAGACCCTGCATGTCAGGGCTTTCCCCTTGCTGAGGCTCACCCAACACCCCAGGGAGGCGTGGCTCTCACCCACCCACCCGTCTACCTCTCCGAAGGGGCTCGGCGATCTTTTCCGGGGACCCTTCCCTCTCTAGGTGCCACGCACATGTGCTACTGGAGTAAAGGGCTGCACAAGCCACAGGCGCCCCCTTCTCGCCAGTATTCCAGACGCAAGTGGGCACCCTCCTTCGCGTTAGCCACTCCTCACCTGCTCTGCGGACACCGCCCCCTTGCCCGCGCCGCTCCCGCTGCTCTTGCCGGCGCGACCGCTGTTCTCCGCCATCTTCGCCGCCCGCTGGGTTTCCGGCCGGCGCAGCTCAGCCCCCGCCTTGCGTCACGTCCGGCCTGCGAGTTACCGCCCACTCGCCGCGGCGCTTCTGGCTCCAGGCCGGCCTCCGGATCGGATCCTGCTAATGGTTTTGGCCATAACTTCATGTAGGACCTACTCTCTGTCCCGTCGACCGCAGTGAATCCCACCTGCGGTGCTTTAACTTGTGCAACAGAGATGCTGCCCATGGCGGGGAGGGATGGGCCAACTGGAGCGGGCGGCGGGAGGGTGGAGGGCGGGTCGCGGCTTGGGGCTTGGGTTCCTTTGCCCCTTGCCCACCATGGAGGGGTTGGACACGAGGGAGGGCGAACTTTCCCCTGAGAGATTCTGGGGAAAGGGGAAATAAGCTTCGAGTCAGTAAAACTGCGCAAGTGCACAGTCAAGAAGAGAGTCTTGGGAAAACCAAGGATAGTTCCCGGAAATGACTTTTGGACTGCGGAAACGTTTGTCAAAGGAAAGGGGCTTCAGTTTAATGTGAGATCATTGGAAGTTGAACTAGTCAGGCGGCGAGCagagccccttcctccatcttcccaCTGTATGATCTTGTCCCTTAGTACATAATTTCTTATACAGTAAAGAGCGTTTTGAAGATTAGAAGGGTTTTACTGGCAGGGCCCTGATTCAGGCTCACAGTATAAAGAGAGAAGTCAGAGAATCCTAGAAATTTATTGCTTGAGGAAGGGGTTGGTGTTCTCATTTCTCACCTTCTTCAGGCTGGGCTTCATCACCAGGCCTCCTCACAGATTCCTGTCCCTTCTGTGTCCCGGACTCCGGATACCTCGACTTTCAGTACCTTGTGCTCAGCCCAGGTAACACGTTTTGTTGTGtcctcagtgcctggcacttagatGCTCAGTTTGTTAAATGGATAGTGGGAGACACAGGAGTGTCAACTATCCACACATTTGATTGGTGAGCCCTACTAGCCCTGGGTCAACGTGCCCTGTAAGAGGATAATCAAAAGGAAGTCCAGCTTTCCTACCTCTCCACTTGAACCCCTTAGCATTAAATTCATGTTTCCCCGTGTTATGAAATCTGAGAATCCTGCCTATGCTATTTACAGGCCCAGAGCCATGGctatctcctcttcctcctgcaaaCTGCCCTTGGTGGCTGTGTGCCAGGTAACATCGACGCCAGACAAGCAACAGAACTTTAAAACATGTGCTGAGCTGGTTCGAGAGGCTGCCAGACTGGGTGCCTGCCTGGTTTTCCTGCCTGAGGCATTTGACTTCATTGCACGCGACCCTGCAGAGACGCTACGCCTGTCTGAACCACTGGGTGGGAGACTTTTGGAAGAATACACCCGGCTTGCCAGGTATCAGGGAAAGAGCGAGGGAGAGGTAGAATCTTAGTTGGACAGTGTCCCTGGATTGCCAGATATGAGGGTAGAGCCTTGAGAAGTCAGTAAAGAGTTGTCAGTGTCCCTTCCACCCAGGGAATGTGGACTCTGGCTGTCCTTGGGTGGTTTCCATGAGCGTGGCCAAGACTGGGAGCAGACTCAGAAAATCTACAATTGTCACGTGCTGCTGAACAGCAAAGGTGAGACTTTATAACCCTTTAGCCTGCCTCTTCCCATGCTCTTCTACCTAAACTTAGATTCTCCAGAATTGTTTCTCAACTCTTATTTCCTTGACCCAAGGATTTAGGGGTGTTCCTACTTCAGTTCCTAGCCTATAAACTATCTCCTCGGGAGGAGTAAGCAAGCTTCTAGAACACCAGCACTAAATATTCCTTCTTTCTTACTGTAGGGGCAGTAGTGGCCACTTACAGGAAGACACATCTGTGTGACGTAGAGATTCCAGGGCAGGGGCCTATGTGTGAAAGCAattccaccatgcctgggcccAGTCTTGAGTCACCTGTCAGCACACCAGCAGGCAAGGTGGGAGTTGTGAAAGAATGAGGGAGGGGAACAGGAATACTCTGAACTAGCGGTAGAGGATAGAAAGCCCTAAGAAAGGGGGTAATGGAAGTATGACTAGTTGCTGTGACAAACAGAGCAGGAAGACTACTAAGTAGGCTGTTTTTCATTCCAGGTTGGTCTAGCTGTCTGCTATGACATGCGGTTCCCTGAACTCTCTCTGGCATTGGCTCAAGCTGGAGCAGAGATACTTACCTATCCTTCAGCTTTTGGATCGGTTACAGGCCCAGCCCACTGGGAGGTAAGACAACATGTTTTTGAAACATAAGGGCCTTTTAACCTTATCCTCCCTGCTTGGCCCTACCAGTTAAATTCCTTCCCCTTTCCACCTAGTGGGGAAACTCATTCCCCAGATAATTCTCATGTTACAGAATAGTTAAAATAGTAAATCATTCCCAGGCAATTATCAGAATAGTCACAATGGGTAGATTGGTCTGTAATGTCCCTCAACTGTCACTTCCCCACTATTTGCTACATGTACTTATGTGAACACACATTTCATCCCCAGGTGTTGCTGCGGGCCCGTGCTATCGAAACCCAGTGCTATGTCGTGGCAGCGGCACAGTGTGGACGCCACCACGAGAAGAGAGCAAGTTATGGCCACAGCATGGTGGTAGACCCCTGGGGAACAGTGGTGGCCCGCTGCTCTGAGGGGCCAGGCCTCTGCCTTGCCCGAATAGACCTCAGCTATCTGCGACAGTTGCGTCAACACCTGCCTGTGTTCCAGCACCGCAGGCCTGACCTCTATGGCAATCTGGGTCACCCACTGTCTTAAGAGGACTTCTGTGAATTCAGACCCGCCCCCACCAGCCCCCACCCCGCCATTGTGAGCTGGTGCTCATGTGACTTGGAGGCAGGACCCAGGCACAGCTCCCCTCACTTGGAGAACCTTGACTCTCTTGATGGAACACAGGCTTGGCTTCTTAGGAAAGAAACTTTCACCTGAGcttcacctgaggtcagattGCAGTTTCAGAAAGGTGGCATTTTATATAGTCATTGTTTATTTCATGAAAACTGAAGTTCTGCTGAGGGCTGAGCAGCACTGgcattgaaaaatataataatcataaaGTCTATGTCTGGACATCGCCTTTGGGAACTAGAAGGGGAGTTGGTATTGTAGCAGCTGGACTAAGCTCCAGTTCTAGACCTGGCTCATTCAACATGCGTCCCTACATAAATAAAAGTGCAACACTCAGTGCATGTCCCAGCCCCATTCTCCCAAGCATGGGAGTGGGCGTAGGagtggaggagggggaaggaaaaaggaattaCTTCACTTTCACCTATGATGCCCTTTGCCCAAGCcagaagaaagcaaaggggaaaaggGCTGCAGGgtacattatttattttcacttgaaCATGGAAAGAAAGTGTCACACTCCCCCTTCCCCTTTATAGGGGGAGTGTATTTTAATCAGCAACCTCTTCTCCATCCACCCTGtctatgtgtgtacacatataccaCCACAATTGGGAGGCGTGACTCAGCTGACCCAGTCTTCTTATCTGTTCCTCCGTTGAAGAGGGTTTGACAAATGGGTAAAAGGAAGGAGCCACATCAGGCAGAGGTTTCAAGCCACGGAATGGAGGAAAGGCGGCAGAGAGGAGCAGcaccagaggccaggagagagtggaaaGGGTCAcagcttctttgtttttaaaaaattctataatttGGAAGAGGGTGGcgattaattttcaaaatacactTCAGAGTCCCACCTTCCACACAGCTCCCTTACTCACAGCCCTTTGGTTTTTTTAGACAACATTTAAGAGCTCTCATAAAGCCAGAAGTATTGATAACTCCTTAGTGCACCCAAAAGCAGTGTTCACATCAATCCCTTACAAAGACTATGTGCTGTAGACTTCGCTTCTCCCTATACATTTGTCTTACGGCTCAGTGGTAAGGTAGCTGTAGAGACACACATTAGGGGGTAAATGGAAAAGGGAAACAAAGGGGAAGCCCAGGCACATgggtgcagggaggggaggggaacaCCACTTCCACTTTcgtctttttctttaaaaaaaaaaaaaaaaaaaaaaggcaggggtgtGATTGGTTGGAAGGGTAGAGAACAAACCCCAGAACAGTGTAAGCTCCAGAGATGGGTGATGGGAACAGTCCCCAAAGTGAGAAGAGGGAAAAGGTCAGGGTAATGCTTGCAGCATCAAGTTCCTCAGGAGTTTCTGTCGGCCCAGCTCATAGTCCTCCTCGTCTACATTTACCAGCAGCTTGATGGCTTCATGGCCCACAGCTTGCTTGAGGGAGTCTGTGATGAAGACACCTTTAAGTGCCTCTAATAAAGAGCCATTGATGTAGTCGCGCCAGAATGCGTCGAGGTAGGTGAGCTCAGAGAACTTGATGTCACAGATGATGGAGCCCAGGTCCCGGGACTTGAGGATGGTGTTAGCCTGGTTAAAGCGCTCAAACTGGCGCTCAAGTGGGTCCTGCTTGTTAGAGAAGACGTTGCCCTGCAGAGCAGTCTCATGCTGGCAGTACTCAGCCCGAACCCGCAGTCTGATGTCTGTTGGAAACAGAAGATAGAGAGCagaagaggttacagtgagggATGAGTTTACAACCCAAGCTTGAAAACTGAAAAGCACAGCAGAATAAAAAAGTAGGGAATATCACCTGACAGCTTCTCTACCTCTTCCCCAGGACTATTTCTATGTATCTCTGAAACGCTTGCCTGAATGCAGGAGGTTCCCTTAAACTGGACATGCCCAGGTCAGCACTGTTCCCATTACCCACAGGTAGCAACTTGCTTATAGGAGATAGTTTCCTAATTACCAGGCACAGAAGTTCATTTTAATACTCTATCTTGACTTGGTTCATCCTACAATAAGGATGTCATAACAACATCCCTGTGATGTAGTATTAACTAAGAAGAGTTGAAATGTACCCTGCCACAGTCACAAAGAGCAGTTCTTCCACCAGACACCAAACCATTCAGCCTCACTTTGCAATGGCAATCAAAGTGAATCTCACACTGAATAGCATAAACTGGCTAGTGTCCCAGCAGTTCTTTATATTCTGCTTCACGTCTGCTCCACCTCTGGAACCCTTGAACTTCCTCACCACATGTCTGCTTTTCCTTGGGATCTGGTGTCACTGACTTCCGGCGTTTTCGCTGGCTCCCAAGTGTGGCTCTCCCTCGGGCTGGCCGCTTGCTACACATCTGAGGACCCGAAGTGGGGCAGCACACCACAGGATAGTGGGGAGGCACTGACCAGAaagtaaaagggaagaaaacacagTAGGGTAAAGGCAGAAATTCAAACACTTCTCTTGGAATGAGGAAGGAATCATTTAGACTTAGCACTAAAAGCAGTGGAAATAATGTGACTTGAAAAGACATAATGTGAGAGCAAATACAGGACCTAGGAGAAACGTCAACAcctcacctgatttttttttttttttttttaatggggcaAGATGTGGGGCACAGCATCCTTTCATTTAAGCTGGCAAAGCCCAGAATGTGATGGGATCAGTGTCCTTTTACTTGATGATGGAAAGTAGGGGGAGTTAATGTCTTCTCACCTGTTTtagggggctggggaggccttggttCTGGATCACTGAGGGCTCTGGGGGTCACATAGCGAATTGATGTCTCCTCCAGATATTTGTCTACAAGATCAGGGCACACTGTAGGAGGAGAAGTAATCATTCAGGAAAATATATACCCTTCCCTTCTGTCAGTCCAAACCCCCAATGGGCCTCACAACTTACTCTAAGTACTCCCCAGGGTCAATGTGTCTTCCCCTTTGGATGCCTATGCTGCTCCTTCCTGGCCTCCCACAACTCTTCCCTGATTCTAGCCCCTAATACATCCTCACCAGCCCGTCTTCTCTTGAGGGTGACATAGGGCAGCAGGTCGTGGCGAGTGATGATGCGCAGCAGCTGCAGCACCTGGCGAAAGTTACTTTCATCACAGCGGCCCTGGCGCTCCAGTGCCAATAAGAAGTCACGTCCATTTCGGATGAGTCCACGCTCGTGGTCATCAATGACATcaacaaagaggaaagaaagcacGCGAACATCTCTGTGTGTCAGATGAGTGCCCACGATGTCAAACATGCGGTGCAGGCTGTACAGCCCATGTTCCTGCTCACCATGCTCTTCTGGCCACACCTGGCTTGC
This window encodes:
- the NIT1 gene encoding deaminated glutathione amidase isoform X4; translated protein: MAISSSSCKLPLVAVCQVTSTPDKQQNFKTCAELVREAARLGACLVFLPEAFDFIARDPAETLRLSEPLGGRLLEEYTRLARECGLWLSLGGFHERGQDWEQTQKIYNCHVLLNSKGAVVATYRKTHLCDVEIPGQGPMCESNSTMPGPSLESPVSTPAGKVGLAVCYDMRFPELSLALAQAGAEILTYPSAFGSVTGPAHWEVLLRARAIETQCYVVAAAQCGRHHEKRASYGHSMVVDPWGTVVARCSEGPGLCLARIDLSYLRQLRQHLPVFQHRRPDLYGNLGHPLS
- the DEDD gene encoding death effector domain-containing protein isoform X3, with amino-acid sequence MAGLKRRASQVWPEEHGEQEHGLYSLHRMFDIVGTHLTHRDVLQLLRIITRHDLLPYVTLKRRRAVCPDLVDKYLEETSIRYVTPRALSDPEPRPPQPPKTVPPHYPVVCCPTSGPQMCSKRPARGRATLGSQRKRRKSVTPDPKEKQTCDIRLRVRAEYCQHETALQGNVFSNKQDPLERQFERFNQANTILKSRDLGSIICDIKFSELTYLDAFWRDYINGSLLEALKGVFITDSLKQAVGHEAIKLLVNVDEEDYELGRQKLLRNLMLQALP
- the DEDD gene encoding death effector domain-containing protein isoform X2, with amino-acid sequence MAGLKRRASQVWPEEHGEQEHGLYSLHRMFDIVGTHLTHRDVRVLSFLFVDVIDDHERGLIRNGRDFLLALERQGRCDESNFRQVLQLLRIITRHDLLPYVTLKRRRAVCPDLVDKYLEETSIRYVTPRALSDPEPRPPQPPKTVPPHYPVVCCPTSGPQMCSKRPARGRATLGSQRKRRKSVTPDPKEKQTCDIRLRVRAEYCQHETALQGNVFSNKQDPLERQFERFNQANTILKSRDLGSIICDIKFSELTYLDAFWRDYINGSLLEALKGVFITDSLKQAVGHEAIKLLVNVDEEDYELGRQKLLRNLMLQALP
- the DEDD gene encoding death effector domain-containing protein isoform X1 codes for the protein MSHYGLEAATNRPGSGRRRSGCSHLRPPLPSPTPAAAAAAAAAAAAGARMRRRETGPGERRGWIQYGGAEPEPREETWEIKFLAEVLQLLRIITRHDLLPYVTLKRRRAVCPDLVDKYLEETSIRYVTPRALSDPEPRPPQPPKTVPPHYPVVCCPTSGPQMCSKRPARGRATLGSQRKRRKSVTPDPKEKQTCDIRLRVRAEYCQHETALQGNVFSNKQDPLERQFERFNQANTILKSRDLGSIICDIKFSELTYLDAFWRDYINGSLLEALKGVFITDSLKQAVGHEAIKLLVNVDEEDYELGRQKLLRNLMLQALP
- the NIT1 gene encoding deaminated glutathione amidase isoform X1, whose product is MTFGLRKRLSKERGFSLMLGFITRPPHRFLSLLCPGLRIPRLSVPCAQPRPRAMAISSSSCKLPLVAVCQVTSTPDKQQNFKTCAELVREAARLGACLVFLPEAFDFIARDPAETLRLSEPLGGRLLEEYTRLARECGLWLSLGGFHERGQDWEQTQKIYNCHVLLNSKGAVVATYRKTHLCDVEIPGQGPMCESNSTMPGPSLESPVSTPAGKVGLAVCYDMRFPELSLALAQAGAEILTYPSAFGSVTGPAHWEVLLRARAIETQCYVVAAAQCGRHHEKRASYGHSMVVDPWGTVVARCSEGPGLCLARIDLSYLRQLRQHLPVFQHRRPDLYGNLGHPLS
- the NIT1 gene encoding deaminated glutathione amidase isoform X5, which gives rise to MLGFITRPPHRFLSLLCPGLRIPRLSVPCAQPRPRAMAISSSSCKLPLVAVCQVTSTPDKQQNFKTCAELVREAARLGACLVFLPEAFDFIARDPAETLRLSEPLGGRLLEEYTRLARECGLWLSLGGFHERGQDWEQTQKIYNCHVLLNSKGAVVATYRKTHLCDVEIPGQGPMCESNSTMPGPSLESPVSTPAGKVGLAVCYDMRFPELSLALAQAGAEILTYPSAFGSVTGPAHWEPVFS
- the NIT1 gene encoding deaminated glutathione amidase isoform X3, with protein sequence MTFGLRKRLSKERGFSLMPRAMAISSSSCKLPLVAVCQVTSTPDKQQNFKTCAELVREAARLGACLVFLPEAFDFIARDPAETLRLSEPLGGRLLEEYTRLARECGLWLSLGGFHERGQDWEQTQKIYNCHVLLNSKGAVVATYRKTHLCDVEIPGQGPMCESNSTMPGPSLESPVSTPAGKVGLAVCYDMRFPELSLALAQAGAEILTYPSAFGSVTGPAHWEVLLRARAIETQCYVVAAAQCGRHHEKRASYGHSMVVDPWGTVVARCSEGPGLCLARIDLSYLRQLRQHLPVFQHRRPDLYGNLGHPLS
- the NIT1 gene encoding deaminated glutathione amidase isoform X2, which encodes MLGFITRPPHRFLSLLCPGLRIPRLSVPCAQPRPRAMAISSSSCKLPLVAVCQVTSTPDKQQNFKTCAELVREAARLGACLVFLPEAFDFIARDPAETLRLSEPLGGRLLEEYTRLARECGLWLSLGGFHERGQDWEQTQKIYNCHVLLNSKGAVVATYRKTHLCDVEIPGQGPMCESNSTMPGPSLESPVSTPAGKVGLAVCYDMRFPELSLALAQAGAEILTYPSAFGSVTGPAHWEVLLRARAIETQCYVVAAAQCGRHHEKRASYGHSMVVDPWGTVVARCSEGPGLCLARIDLSYLRQLRQHLPVFQHRRPDLYGNLGHPLS